From Lacerta agilis isolate rLacAgi1 chromosome Z, rLacAgi1.pri, whole genome shotgun sequence, the proteins below share one genomic window:
- the LOC117040064 gene encoding START domain-containing protein 10-like, giving the protein MEPVTLPNDAAFRDFLAECESQQGWLSWYDRSGISVWEQVVPHADLAVYRIKGSIDMAGVTAETAYDVLHDTEYRSMWDINLVETHEIARLTDNADVSYYAWKCPKPLRNRDVVTLRSWSVLDKAYIILNFSVKHPKYPPRKGTVRAASRLAGYLVQPTGHDSCRMTYLAQLDPKGFLPKWIVNKAAQFLAPKLMRKLYKACLAYPSWKQEHSMDVKPWLHPEQNQLPTMLLSELALQHASSLENIDESSVAEAKDQQGEASGSD; this is encoded by the exons ATGGAGCCCGTGACCCTCCCGAACGATGCTGCCTTCCGGGATTTCTTGGCGGAATGCGAGTCGCAGCAGGGTTGGCTGAGCTGGTACGACCGCTCAGGCATCTCCGTCTGGGAGCAGGTGGTTCCCCATGCGGACCTGGCGGTGTACCGCATCAAG gGCAGCATTGACATGGCAGGGGTCACGGCAGAGACAGCATATGATGTCCTCCATGACACCGAGTACCGCAGCATGTGGGACATAAACCTTGTTGAGACGCACGAGATCGCCCGTCTCACAGACAATGCTGATGTTAGCTACTATGCAT GGAAGTGTCCAAAGCCCTTAAGGAACAGAGATGTGGTGACTCTGAGATCATGGTCAGTCCTGGATAAGGCTTATATTATCCTCAACTTCTCTGTTAAACATCCG AAATACCCACCACGCAAGGGCACGGTGCGGGCTGCCTCGCGCTTGGCTGGATACCTGGTGCAACCAACTGGACATGACAGTTGCAGGATGACTTACCTGGCACAGCTTGACCCTAAAG GATTTCTGCCCAAGTGGATTGTGAACAAAGCTGCTCAATTCCTGGCACCTAAG TTGATGAGGAAGCTGTATAAAGCCTGCTTGGCATACCCCTCCTGGAAGCAGGAGCACAGCATGGATGTGAAGCCTTGGCTGCACCCTGAGCAGAACCAGCTCCCCACCATGTTGCTGTCCGAGTTGGCTCTTCAGCATGCCTCCTCCCTGGAGAACATTGATGAGAGCAGCGTTGCAGAAGCCAAGGATCAGCAGGGAGAAGCCAGCGGGTCCGACTGA
- the LOC117040135 gene encoding growth hormone secretagogue receptor type 1-like, translated as MDFISLNGSIGNNTDYYEDPSSLFNTPVLVPVTIICILLFFSGITGNMTIILIFKRYKEMQTTVNMYLSSMALSDSLIFLGLPSDLYRIWKYKPYIFGNFLCKFNVYLNETCTYCTILHITTLSVERYFAICFPLKAKATITKRRVKGIILLIWVCSAVTAIPILFLFGVEHRNGSLPEETNECKYIEQAARSGLLETMTWLSTLYFFLPVVCLVLLYGLICRKLWRTAQKLEGHHAATRERHHQQTVKMLAVVVVAFVLCWLPLHVGRILFAQGSTVLYDISQYFNLISMLLFYFGASVNPILYNVMSQKYRKAVCKFLNHNQVWQQRNLSRSGKTSVEGVEISSFL; from the exons ATGGATTTTATTTCATTGAATGGTTCCATTGGAAATAATACAGACTATTATGAAGACCCTTCTTCCTTGTTTAACACTCCTGTCTTGGTGCCAGTGACAATTATTTGCATCCTCTTGTTCTTCTCGGGCATCACTGGGAACATGACCATTATATTAATTTTTAAGCGATACAAGGAAATGCAGACAACGGTTAATATGTATTTATCCAGCATGGCGTTGTCTGACAGTCTGATCTTCCTTGGCTTGCCTTCTGATTTGTATAGAATCTGGAAGTATAAGCCGTACATCTTTGGCAATTTCCTCTGCAAGTTTAATGTCTACCTCAACGAAACCTGCACTTACTGCACCATACTCCACATAACCACCTTGAGTGTTGAGAGATATTTTGCAATCTGCTTCCCTTTGAAAGCCAAAGCAACCATCACTAAAAGGCGGGTCAAAGGGATAATCCTCCTGATATGGGTTTGCTCTGCAGTGACTGCCATCCCAATCCTGTTTCTCTTTGGCGTGGAACACCGCAATGGAAGCCTCCCAGAGGAAACCAATGAATGCAAATACATTGAGCAAGCAGCCCGTTCGGGGCTTCTGGAAACAATGACATGGCTCTCCACCTTGTATTTTTTTCTACCTGTAGTTTGCTTAGTTCTCCTCTATGGGCTGATCTGTCGAAAGCTCTGGAGAACTGCACAGAAGCTGGAGGGGCACCATGCTGCAACAAGGGAGAGGCACCACCAACAAACTGTCAAAATGCTAG CAGTCGTGGTCGTGGCCTTTGTGCTCTGCTGGCTTCCCTTACACGTCGGCCGAATCCTCTTCGCCCAGGGAAGCACAGTCCTCTATGATATAAGCCAGTACTTCAACCTCATCTCAATGCTGCTGTTTTACTTTGGAGCCTCTGTGAATCCAATCCTTTACAACGTCATGTCACAAAAGTACAGAAAAGCTGTGTGCAAGTTTCTGAACCATAACCAGGTATGGCAGCAGAGGAACTTAAGCAGGAGTGGCAAGACATCTGTTGAAGGTGTGGAAATCAGTTCTTTCCTGTGA